A genomic segment from Nitratiruptor sp. YY08-10 encodes:
- the lspA gene encoding signal peptidase II, protein MKRLFVFVLMAVGIFFIDRAIKELFLQGAFLETRCITLGYVLNKGVAFSLLSFMGSYLKWVILTLIGFFFGYLIKKRWLFEHPILFGTLFGAAFGNLYDRFIYGGVIDYVYWHCGFDFAVFNFADVMIDLSVVLLIYLHFKKT, encoded by the coding sequence ATGAAGCGGCTTTTTGTATTTGTACTGATGGCCGTTGGCATTTTTTTCATCGATAGAGCCATTAAAGAGCTTTTTTTACAGGGGGCTTTTCTTGAGACCCGATGCATCACATTGGGATACGTGCTCAATAAAGGTGTCGCTTTTAGTCTGCTCTCTTTTATGGGATCCTATCTTAAATGGGTCATCCTCACGCTTATTGGATTTTTTTTCGGGTATTTGATCAAAAAAAGGTGGCTTTTTGAGCATCCCATTCTTTTTGGAACACTCTTTGGAGCGGCTTTTGGTAATCTGTATGATCGCTTTATTTACGGGGGTGTGATCGATTATGTGTACTGGCATTGCGGGTTTGATTTTGCAGTCTTCAATTTTGCAGATGTTATGATCGATCTTTCTGTTGTACTTCTCATCTATTTACATTTTAAAAAAACTTGA
- the thrS gene encoding threonine--tRNA ligase: MDPIAIEKDGAILDLQTAKVKNIDIESAKKIYPENSPEALEVIRHSTAHLMAQAIKELYPDAKFFVGPVVDEGFYYDFRTNEKISEEDLPKIEKKMQEIARRKLDITRYEVPKSQAIEKFKEDDLKQEVLKSIPSDMVSIYKQGDFEDLCRGPHVPNTKYLKHFKLTRVAGAYLGGDETKEMLTRIYGVAFADKKSLKDYLTMIEEAKKRDHRKLGAEMELFMFSEEVGAGLPIWLAKGARLRSKLESLLFNAHRKRGYEPVRGPEILKSDLWKKSGHYQNYKENMYFTEICDDERKESCVEYGIKPMNCVGHIMIYKSKKRSYRELPLKFFEYGVVHRHEKSGVLHGLFRVREFTQDDAHIFCKPEQIKDIVIEVLGFVDEIMRSFNFQYEMEISTKPKKAIGDDAIWEVATKALKEALDENGHEYGIDEGGGAFYGPKIDIKITDAIGRKWQCGTIQVDFNLPERFELEFVDSDNSAKRPVMIHRAILGSFERFIGILIEHYAGEFPFFIAPTQIIFVPIADSHVAYAKELQAKLLEMGVDSEIYDSKDSLNKRIRNAEKQKVPMVAIIGDKEVESKSVAIRDRREKTQYNISESEFFTKIKEKLSEVRF, from the coding sequence TTGGATCCGATTGCAATAGAAAAAGATGGAGCGATACTGGACCTCCAGACTGCAAAAGTAAAAAATATCGATATAGAATCTGCAAAAAAAATCTATCCTGAAAACAGCCCCGAAGCACTAGAAGTTATCCGACACTCCACAGCCCATCTCATGGCACAGGCGATCAAAGAGCTCTATCCGGATGCGAAGTTTTTTGTAGGTCCTGTGGTTGATGAGGGGTTTTACTACGATTTTCGAACAAATGAGAAAATCAGCGAAGAGGACTTGCCGAAAATCGAAAAGAAGATGCAAGAGATTGCAAGAAGAAAACTCGATATCACCCGATATGAAGTGCCAAAATCCCAAGCGATAGAGAAATTCAAAGAAGATGATCTCAAACAAGAGGTTTTAAAATCTATTCCAAGCGATATGGTTTCTATTTATAAACAGGGTGATTTTGAAGATCTGTGCCGTGGACCTCATGTGCCAAATACCAAATATCTCAAGCATTTTAAGCTTACCCGAGTAGCCGGAGCCTATCTTGGGGGCGATGAGACCAAAGAGATGCTTACTCGGATCTATGGAGTGGCGTTTGCAGACAAGAAGTCACTCAAAGATTATCTGACAATGATCGAAGAAGCCAAGAAACGCGATCATAGAAAACTTGGCGCCGAGATGGAACTTTTTATGTTCAGTGAAGAGGTGGGTGCCGGACTTCCTATCTGGCTTGCCAAAGGTGCAAGACTTCGAAGCAAACTAGAATCTCTTCTATTCAATGCCCATAGAAAAAGAGGGTATGAACCGGTACGGGGACCGGAAATTTTAAAAAGTGATCTATGGAAAAAAAGTGGCCACTATCAAAACTACAAAGAGAATATGTACTTCACAGAAATTTGTGATGACGAGAGGAAAGAGAGCTGCGTAGAGTATGGCATCAAGCCGATGAACTGCGTCGGCCACATCATGATCTACAAATCAAAAAAGAGAAGTTACAGAGAACTTCCGCTTAAATTTTTCGAATATGGAGTCGTGCACCGCCATGAAAAGAGCGGGGTGCTGCATGGACTTTTCCGAGTGCGAGAGTTTACCCAAGATGATGCCCATATCTTCTGTAAACCTGAACAGATCAAAGATATCGTTATAGAGGTACTCGGTTTTGTCGATGAGATTATGCGAAGTTTCAATTTCCAATATGAGATGGAGATCTCTACAAAGCCGAAAAAAGCGATAGGTGACGATGCCATCTGGGAAGTAGCCACAAAAGCGCTCAAAGAAGCTTTGGATGAGAATGGCCATGAGTATGGTATCGATGAAGGCGGCGGTGCTTTTTATGGACCGAAAATCGATATCAAAATAACCGATGCGATTGGGCGAAAATGGCAGTGCGGAACAATTCAGGTAGATTTCAATCTGCCTGAGCGATTTGAATTGGAATTCGTTGACAGCGACAATAGCGCAAAACGTCCTGTAATGATCCACAGAGCTATTTTGGGCTCTTTCGAGCGTTTTATTGGAATCTTGATCGAGCATTATGCCGGGGAGTTTCCATTTTTTATCGCTCCGACGCAGATCATCTTCGTTCCGATTGCCGATTCGCATGTAGCCTATGCGAAAGAACTTCAGGCGAAACTATTGGAGATGGGCGTAGATAGTGAGATTTACGATTCCAAAGACAGTTTGAACAAACGAATACGAAATGCTGAAAAGCAAAAAGTTCCAATGGTAGCAATCATTGGTGATAAAGAAGTTGAGAGTAAAAGTGTCGCTATAAGGGATAGAAGAGAAAAAACGCAGTATAATATAAGTGAAAGTGAATTTTTCACTAAAATCAAGGAGAAATTAAGTGAGGTACGCTTTTGA
- the infC gene encoding translation initiation factor IF-3 yields MSKKKKDQVLLNDQIDAPEVRCVGDDGTQYGIISRDEALQIAEQKGLDLVLIAPNANPPVCKIMDYGKFKYQQEKKLKEAKKKQTKIEVKEIKLSVKIAQNDIDYKVKHAREFLEKGKHVKFRVFLRGREMSHPEAGVEVLEKIIPLIEDIGVVEKKPHLEGRYVNMLVIPKKEEKKK; encoded by the coding sequence TTGAGTAAGAAGAAAAAAGATCAGGTGCTCCTCAACGATCAGATAGATGCACCAGAGGTTCGATGTGTAGGTGATGACGGGACGCAGTATGGAATTATCAGTCGAGACGAAGCTCTACAGATAGCAGAGCAAAAGGGACTGGATCTTGTCCTCATAGCTCCGAATGCCAATCCGCCTGTTTGCAAAATTATGGATTATGGCAAGTTTAAGTATCAGCAAGAGAAAAAGCTCAAAGAGGCCAAGAAAAAACAGACCAAAATAGAGGTGAAAGAGATCAAACTCTCTGTTAAAATCGCCCAAAACGATATTGACTATAAAGTCAAACATGCAAGAGAGTTTCTCGAAAAAGGGAAACACGTCAAATTTCGTGTCTTTTTACGAGGTCGGGAGATGAGCCATCCTGAAGCGGGCGTAGAGGTACTTGAAAAGATCATCCCATTGATCGAAGATATCGGTGTTGTCGAGAAGAAACCCCACCTAGAAGGCCGATATGTCAACATGCTCGTTATACCTAAAAAAGAGGAAAAGAAGAAGTAG
- the rpmI gene encoding 50S ribosomal protein L35 — protein sequence MPKMKTHRGAAKRFKKTKNKIKRGSAFRSHILTKKSQKTKRHLRAPHYVSKVDEPRVIELISTY from the coding sequence ATGCCAAAGATGAAAACCCATCGCGGTGCAGCAAAACGGTTCAAAAAGACCAAAAACAAAATCAAAAGAGGAAGCGCTTTTCGAAGCCACATATTGACGAAGAAAAGCCAAAAGACAAAAAGACACTTGAGAGCTCCTCATTATGTGAGCAAAGTGGATGAACCACGTGTAATTGAGTTGATATCTACATATTAA
- the rplT gene encoding 50S ribosomal protein L20, with the protein MRVKTGTVRRRRHKKILKQAKGFYSGRRKHFRKAKEQLERSLVYAYRDRKQKKREFRKLWITRINAACRLNDISYSRFIHGLNKAGIELDRKILADMAMNEPEAFKAVVEKAKAAL; encoded by the coding sequence ATGAGAGTAAAAACAGGAACAGTTCGAAGAAGAAGACACAAAAAGATCCTCAAGCAGGCAAAAGGTTTTTATAGCGGTAGAAGAAAGCATTTTCGAAAAGCAAAAGAGCAGCTAGAGAGAAGTTTAGTTTATGCATACCGTGACAGAAAACAGAAAAAACGAGAATTCAGAAAACTTTGGATAACAAGAATCAATGCTGCATGCCGACTCAACGACATCAGCTATTCACGATTTATCCATGGATTAAATAAAGCTGGCATCGAGCTGGATAGAAAAATCTTGGCAGATATGGCTATGAACGAACCGGAAGCTTTTAAAGCGGTTGTAGAAAAAGCAAAAGCCGCACTCTAA
- a CDS encoding SufE family protein codes for MTMDEALQQIKEDFELLQDPNAIIEYILELGQTNEMRLPDELKNEKTKIHGCASDAWMVEECKDGKCHFIVEGSSEMAKGMIPLMLKIFNDRTPDEILSFDPQKLYSLGFDKILSPTRLQGMEAFLKRIYGFAQKCKENQ; via the coding sequence ATGACGATGGACGAAGCGTTGCAGCAAATCAAGGAGGATTTTGAGCTTTTGCAAGATCCAAATGCCATTATAGAGTACATTTTGGAATTGGGCCAGACAAACGAGATGAGATTGCCTGATGAACTGAAAAACGAAAAGACAAAAATCCATGGATGCGCAAGTGATGCATGGATGGTGGAGGAGTGCAAAGATGGCAAATGCCACTTTATAGTTGAAGGCAGCTCAGAAATGGCAAAAGGGATGATTCCTTTAATGCTCAAAATTTTTAACGATAGAACGCCCGATGAAATTTTATCCTTTGACCCGCAAAAGCTCTACTCTTTAGGATTTGATAAGATCTTGAGCCCGACGAGACTGCAGGGAATGGAGGCTTTTTTGAAAAGAATCTATGGCTTTGCTCAAAAATGTAAGGAAAATCAATAG
- a CDS encoding bifunctional diguanylate cyclase/phosphodiesterase — translation MEIIKKEFAKKIEGLVPKETQKQLQLIADDMINKCVSFYTEREALVILDEKRDVIEIDGIFSQWFDISKAEVEGGSFVELFDLVYKSVIEDFLDALYHKGYASLKGIYLNLHNHRLFADLKGEVIEIDGKKYYLLFLKNKEFDTVNFKLNEIERATANLILRVKIFEPLIKELLKIFIHSGLFDFGWAAQVDLKRKKIIPLVVEGDSHIGQELMKQIYDFTAFKSILDVVIHKEDVITSEDLLSKDFKSQIIFPLKRKWEFDKSEQVAYLVLIASKQKIFLDEEKRNRLREVMYKINMAISEIMLQQKADLLLSTDPLTALPTRDFFFKEIDSNIEYEQHFAIVLIDVDKLRKVNDVMGFWAGDEVLKHLAHFLTKKLPDAIIARIGTDEFGIVIKGEKKEIYHALDMLEKFNEQYVKVHGKKLYVSISMGVAFYPEDRRKKESLFLLAEKALKEAKRKGGKQIEFANKNITFLPKDYLDLERELKEAVSKKEYLLYYQPIIDIHNGTVWGAEALLRWNSKKRGLVPPNVFISILEESGLINEVGELILDDICTTAKEFEDQELRIAFSMNLSVTQLLNRNMAREIIESVKRYKVKSRQLIVEITESVLMENVDRLKSQLEDLDRNGIQIEIDDFGTGYSSLSYLKHLPITNLKIDMEFIRSIPSDEEDRAIAEAIISMAKALKKGTIAEGVEQKEQLDILTDLGVDYIQGYYFAKPMPKEELKQFLDRFDMKNYIV, via the coding sequence ATGGAAATAATAAAGAAAGAGTTTGCAAAAAAGATCGAGGGACTGGTTCCAAAAGAGACTCAAAAGCAGCTGCAGCTGATAGCGGATGATATGATCAACAAATGTGTGAGTTTCTATACCGAGCGCGAAGCTTTGGTAATTTTGGACGAGAAAAGAGATGTCATCGAAATAGATGGGATATTTTCGCAATGGTTTGACATATCGAAAGCAGAAGTCGAAGGAGGCTCTTTTGTAGAACTTTTCGATCTTGTGTATAAAAGTGTGATTGAGGATTTTTTGGATGCGCTGTATCACAAAGGGTATGCAAGTCTCAAGGGGATTTATCTAAATCTCCATAACCATAGACTCTTTGCCGATTTAAAGGGTGAAGTGATAGAGATCGATGGTAAAAAATATTATCTTCTGTTTTTGAAAAACAAAGAGTTTGATACAGTCAATTTCAAATTGAATGAAATAGAACGAGCAACTGCAAATCTTATTTTGCGTGTCAAAATATTTGAGCCATTGATAAAAGAACTTCTAAAAATCTTCATTCATTCGGGGCTTTTCGATTTTGGCTGGGCAGCACAAGTAGATCTTAAAAGAAAAAAGATCATTCCTTTGGTAGTGGAGGGAGATTCGCATATAGGCCAAGAACTGATGAAACAGATCTACGATTTTACTGCATTCAAATCTATTTTAGATGTTGTGATCCATAAAGAGGATGTGATCACATCCGAAGATCTGCTTTCAAAAGATTTCAAAAGTCAGATCATCTTCCCTTTGAAACGAAAGTGGGAGTTTGATAAGAGTGAACAGGTAGCGTATCTCGTTCTAATTGCCTCGAAGCAAAAAATATTTTTGGATGAAGAGAAACGAAACAGGCTTCGCGAGGTGATGTACAAAATCAATATGGCGATCAGTGAGATTATGTTGCAGCAAAAGGCGGATTTACTGCTATCAACAGATCCTCTTACAGCTCTGCCGACGAGGGATTTCTTTTTTAAAGAGATCGATTCCAATATTGAATATGAGCAACATTTTGCGATTGTACTCATTGATGTGGATAAGCTCAGAAAAGTAAACGATGTGATGGGATTCTGGGCTGGAGATGAAGTACTGAAGCATCTTGCGCATTTTTTGACGAAGAAGCTGCCCGATGCTATCATTGCCCGTATCGGTACGGATGAGTTTGGAATTGTTATAAAAGGAGAGAAGAAGGAGATCTATCACGCTTTAGATATGTTAGAAAAGTTCAATGAACAGTATGTCAAGGTCCATGGGAAAAAGCTTTATGTCTCTATTAGTATGGGTGTCGCTTTTTATCCTGAAGATAGAAGAAAAAAAGAGTCTCTTTTTCTATTGGCCGAGAAAGCTTTAAAAGAGGCGAAACGTAAAGGGGGCAAGCAGATCGAGTTTGCCAATAAAAATATCACCTTTTTGCCAAAAGATTATCTCGATCTTGAACGTGAACTCAAAGAGGCGGTTTCCAAAAAAGAGTATCTGCTTTATTATCAGCCGATCATTGATATCCATAATGGTACAGTATGGGGTGCAGAAGCCCTGCTTCGATGGAATAGCAAAAAAAGAGGTTTGGTCCCTCCAAATGTCTTCATCTCCATACTTGAAGAGAGTGGCCTTATCAATGAAGTAGGTGAGCTTATTTTGGATGATATATGCACAACGGCAAAAGAGTTCGAAGATCAAGAACTTCGTATCGCTTTTTCCATGAACCTCTCTGTGACACAACTTCTCAACCGCAATATGGCACGCGAGATCATCGAATCGGTAAAGCGTTATAAGGTGAAATCTCGACAGCTCATTGTCGAAATAACGGAATCGGTTTTGATGGAAAATGTCGATAGACTCAAATCCCAGCTTGAAGATCTGGATCGAAACGGTATTCAAATCGAAATAGACGATTTTGGAACCGGATACAGTTCTTTAAGCTATCTGAAACATTTGCCTATTACAAACCTCAAAATCGATATGGAGTTTATCCGGTCCATACCTTCCGATGAAGAGGATCGGGCCATTGCGGAAGCGATTATCTCGATGGCAAAGGCACTGAAGAAAGGAACGATCGCCGAAGGGGTTGAACAAAAAGAGCAGTTGGATATCTTAACAGATCTTGGTGTGGACTATATTCAAGGATACTACTTTGCCAAACCGATGCCAAAAGAAGAGTTAAAGCAATTTTTGGATAGATTTGATATGAAAAACTATATCGTTTAA
- a CDS encoding Sir2 family NAD-dependent protein deacetylase, with protein MIKNIYILSGAGLSAPSSIPTFRDGGLWDEVGIDEVATHEAWLKRPQKVIAFFDQRRIELAHYQPNPAHYFFASLPNAIHLTQNVDDLCEKAGDKPIHLHGNLREVRCEMCKKIWDIGYSVQPKICHFCGSSDVRPNVILFGEVAPNYRYLYTTKADIFIAVGTSGKVIDIADIAKNYPVSILINPKREKRVTMFGEFEEYIDEYFTFFIQKSADKAIEELKKLLKEI; from the coding sequence ATGATAAAAAATATCTATATCCTCAGTGGTGCGGGACTATCTGCTCCAAGCAGTATTCCTACCTTTCGAGATGGCGGTCTTTGGGATGAAGTGGGTATTGATGAAGTTGCAACCCATGAAGCCTGGCTGAAAAGGCCTCAAAAAGTGATCGCATTTTTTGATCAAAGGCGAATAGAGCTCGCGCATTATCAGCCAAACCCAGCCCACTATTTTTTTGCTTCCCTGCCAAACGCCATCCATCTGACACAAAATGTGGATGATCTGTGTGAAAAAGCCGGAGACAAACCTATCCATCTGCATGGAAACTTGAGAGAAGTTCGGTGTGAAATGTGTAAGAAAATCTGGGATATAGGGTATAGTGTCCAACCAAAGATATGCCACTTTTGTGGCAGTTCCGATGTCCGTCCAAATGTTATACTTTTTGGAGAAGTTGCGCCAAATTATCGCTATTTATATACAACGAAAGCCGATATTTTCATAGCAGTAGGAACAAGTGGTAAAGTGATCGATATAGCCGATATTGCCAAAAACTATCCGGTTTCTATTTTGATCAATCCAAAAAGAGAAAAAAGAGTTACAATGTTTGGAGAGTTCGAAGAGTATATCGATGAGTACTTTACCTTTTTTATCCAAAAAAGCGCCGATAAGGCGATAGAAGAATTGAAAAAACTACTCAAGGAAATATAA
- a CDS encoding VIT1/CCC1 transporter family protein produces the protein MDMQKALKQQQNEIDEYHIYMALSRLEKGKNSEILAQIAKDELRHYQFWLRVTKQELKPRMWRVRFYVTLAKLFGLSFALKKMEMGEEGAEQFYLEVAKEYPEAKKIYEDEARHETMLINMLQDEKLMYAGAVVLGMNDALVELTGTLTGVALAFSNAKYVGITGVIMGIAASLSMAGSAYLEARENADKGIEPKKYSLYTGLSYILTTIIVVLPFFIFNRAKVALIFMFMGAALSILVYNYYIAVAREEDFAKRVKEMFLITFGVAAISFVIGFLVNRYFGIEI, from the coding sequence ATGGATATGCAAAAAGCGCTAAAACAGCAGCAAAACGAAATAGACGAGTATCATATCTATATGGCGTTATCGAGACTGGAAAAAGGCAAAAACAGCGAGATTCTTGCCCAAATTGCCAAAGATGAGTTGAGACACTATCAGTTTTGGCTGAGAGTGACAAAGCAAGAACTCAAGCCAAGAATGTGGAGAGTTCGCTTTTATGTCACTTTGGCCAAACTGTTTGGTCTTAGTTTTGCTCTAAAAAAAATGGAGATGGGAGAAGAGGGAGCGGAACAGTTTTATCTAGAAGTAGCAAAAGAGTATCCCGAGGCGAAAAAAATCTATGAAGATGAAGCAAGACATGAAACGATGCTCATCAATATGCTTCAAGATGAAAAGCTCATGTATGCCGGAGCGGTGGTTCTTGGTATGAACGATGCGCTGGTAGAGCTGACCGGAACACTCACAGGGGTAGCTTTAGCCTTTTCAAATGCCAAATATGTAGGAATTACAGGAGTCATCATGGGCATTGCCGCTTCGCTTTCTATGGCTGGAAGTGCCTATTTGGAAGCAAGAGAAAATGCGGACAAAGGGATAGAACCTAAAAAGTATTCCCTCTATACAGGACTTTCTTACATTTTGACAACCATTATAGTGGTGCTGCCTTTCTTTATCTTTAATAGAGCCAAAGTGGCGCTGATTTTTATGTTTATGGGTGCTGCGCTTTCCATTCTTGTGTACAACTATTACATTGCAGTGGCTAGAGAAGAGGATTTTGCCAAACGGGTCAAAGAGATGTTTCTCATTACCTTTGGTGTGGCTGCTATCAGTTTTGTTATTGGATTTCTTGTCAATCGCTATTTTGGTATAGAAATTTGA
- a CDS encoding NnrS family protein, giving the protein MQFTQVKLSKREYFFAQPHQPFFALGMINALIFMALFIPAFRGLFDTNAKFLHAYSMIFLIFTNFFLGFLFTTFPRFSGTPPIEPRRYLMVFLLNFLASLVFLIGIWVPFLWFVAPIFMVLSLTLTLKEFYGIYQKCMMPKQDQYWLIVGIGSGAISNLLFLLSLIPCSCKSTVFYDTAVNFGIYLYLIFVALVVAFRMVPFFSHVMEYKKSRFLYASMFALFLLHSFVSGIYPKALFLIDLIAALVVAYEIKKINLPFPNKEPLLWILHLALFWLPTALFLGSITEFFESFFGWYSFKLPLHLLALGFLMTVLIGFGTRVTLGHSGNALRVDRAGILIFYFTQIVVLGRIMFSLAASFGHVAPMFDISATLWILLIIAWLWKYFEVLAFGKRLP; this is encoded by the coding sequence ATGCAGTTTACGCAGGTAAAACTATCGAAAAGGGAGTATTTCTTTGCCCAGCCGCATCAGCCCTTTTTTGCGCTTGGAATGATCAATGCCCTTATTTTTATGGCTCTTTTTATACCGGCGTTTCGAGGACTCTTTGATACCAATGCAAAGTTTTTGCATGCCTATTCGATGATCTTTTTAATCTTTACCAACTTCTTTTTGGGCTTTTTATTTACCACTTTTCCAAGGTTTTCCGGAACACCCCCAATTGAGCCGAGACGATATCTTATGGTTTTTCTTCTCAATTTTCTGGCTTCACTTGTTTTTTTGATTGGCATCTGGGTGCCTTTTTTATGGTTTGTTGCGCCAATTTTTATGGTGTTGTCCTTGACGCTTACGCTAAAAGAGTTCTATGGTATCTATCAAAAATGTATGATGCCAAAACAGGATCAATACTGGCTCATTGTTGGCATAGGCTCAGGCGCGATAAGCAATCTGCTTTTTTTGCTCTCGCTCATTCCTTGCAGCTGTAAATCGACTGTTTTTTACGATACGGCAGTCAATTTTGGTATCTATCTCTACTTGATTTTTGTCGCATTGGTAGTGGCTTTTCGTATGGTTCCATTTTTTTCACACGTCATGGAATATAAAAAAAGCAGATTTTTGTATGCCTCAATGTTTGCTCTTTTCTTACTCCACTCCTTTGTGAGTGGAATCTATCCCAAAGCTTTGTTTTTAATCGATCTCATTGCAGCTTTGGTTGTTGCGTATGAGATAAAAAAGATCAATCTTCCTTTTCCAAACAAGGAGCCGTTGCTTTGGATACTGCATCTGGCCCTTTTTTGGCTTCCAACTGCACTGTTTCTTGGCAGTATAACAGAGTTTTTTGAAAGTTTTTTTGGTTGGTATAGCTTCAAGCTTCCTTTGCATCTATTGGCTCTTGGCTTTTTGATGACTGTGCTTATAGGTTTTGGCACAAGAGTAACTCTTGGACACTCCGGAAATGCTTTGAGAGTAGATAGAGCTGGAATATTGATCTTTTACTTTACGCAGATCGTCGTTCTTGGCCGTATCATGTTTAGCTTGGCCGCCTCATTTGGACATGTGGCCCCGATGTTCGACATCAGTGCAACATTATGGATACTGTTGATAATTGCATGGCTGTGGAAATATTTTGAAGTGTTGGCCTTTGGAAAGAGACTTCCCTAG
- the rsgA gene encoding ribosome small subunit-dependent GTPase A, whose amino-acid sequence MRYSKMSVKGLVTYRSAAASRVTRLDTFETFPTILRKKVKKEKIYAGDYVEGEIVDNQFVIESIEPRRNLLTRPPVANVDNVLVVMAMKTPDFDSYLLDNFLAVYEFKGIEPVIVFNKIDLLIEDKSELEKWMRLYSAVGYETIAISAQTSDGIDKIKSYIQGDITIVAGPSGAGKSTLLSRLLGIEIKTGQVNEKIGRGRHTTTAVTLYRFDDSSFIADTPGFSKVEASYFMEKKEVHRYFKEFLRYTCKYPDCTHTNEPGCAVKEAVLRGEISCDRFKNYLKIMQYYWKELPC is encoded by the coding sequence GTGCGGTACTCAAAGATGAGTGTTAAAGGACTCGTAACCTACCGCAGCGCCGCTGCGAGTCGAGTTACAAGACTCGATACGTTTGAAACATTTCCTACTATCCTACGCAAAAAGGTAAAAAAAGAGAAAATCTATGCAGGAGACTATGTAGAAGGCGAAATAGTTGATAATCAATTTGTTATTGAAAGCATCGAGCCAAGACGCAATCTCCTCACACGCCCGCCTGTTGCCAATGTTGATAATGTTTTGGTTGTGATGGCTATGAAAACGCCAGATTTCGATAGTTATCTTTTGGATAATTTTTTGGCGGTATATGAATTTAAAGGGATTGAACCGGTTATCGTTTTTAATAAAATTGATCTTCTTATAGAAGATAAAAGTGAGCTTGAAAAGTGGATGAGGCTTTATAGCGCGGTAGGATATGAAACGATTGCCATCAGTGCACAAACCAGTGATGGAATTGACAAAATCAAATCCTATATTCAAGGAGACATTACAATCGTTGCAGGTCCAAGTGGGGCTGGAAAATCGACACTGCTTTCAAGACTTCTTGGTATTGAGATTAAAACAGGACAAGTAAATGAAAAGATAGGGCGGGGACGCCATACCACAACTGCAGTGACGCTGTATCGTTTCGATGATTCCTCATTCATTGCCGATACACCCGGCTTTAGCAAAGTGGAGGCGAGCTATTTTATGGAAAAAAAAGAGGTACATCGCTATTTTAAAGAGTTTTTACGCTATACCTGTAAATATCCGGACTGCACCCATACCAACGAGCCAGGATGCGCTGTCAAAGAGGCGGTTTTACGTGGTGAAATTAGTTGTGATCGGTTTAAAAACTATCTCAAAATCATGCAATATTACTGGAAAGAGCTGCCCTGCTAG